The nucleotide window TCCACATATGAGCGTATTTGACAATATGGCCTATGGCTTGAAAATTCGTGGCTTTGCGAAAAATGATATTAAAGCCCGGGTGGAAGAGGCGGCCGAGATGCTGGATTTATCCCATCTTTTGAAGCGCAAGCCACGCCAATTATCCGGTGGTCAGCGCCAGCGTGTGGCTATGGGGCGTGCGTTGGTGCGTCATCCATCGGTGTTTTTGTTTGACGAACCTTTGTCGAATTTAGATGCCAAGCTGCGTGTGGACACACGTGTGAAAATTCATAAGCTTCAACGTCGTTTAGGCATTACCAGTGTGTATGTGACGCACGATCAGACCGAAGCCATGACCTTGGCGGATCGTTTGATCGTGTTAAATAAGGGGTATGTGGAGCAAATTGGCACGCCTCTGGAACTTTACCATCATCCGCGCACAAAATTTGTGGCGAGTTTTATAGGTTCACCTGCGATGAACTTTATCGAGCTCTCTGTTGATGAGCAACGCCAAAAACTGGGTAAGGCCGTGAGCCAGGAGCCCGTTTGTGTCGGTATTCGTCCAGAGCATTTTCAATTTTTGCTAGAGGGTCAAGCGGGTTTTTGCTTGAAAGCGCGTGTGGATATGATCGAAGCCTTGGGTCATGAGTATATTGTTTTTTCAAAGGTGTTGGGCTCGGATGAGGAGTTCTCAGTGCGCTTAAAGGAAAAGCCTGTGGTCACTGAAGGTGATGAGGTGTTTCTTTATGCGCCTGCCGATAAGATGCATTTTTTTGATGTAACATCGGGTGTGGCGATAAACTTGTAGCAACCGTCTTTGCGAGGAGCGTAGCGACGAAGCAATCTCCAGGTTAATGAGCCAGATTGCCGCGCTCACTGGTGTTCGCTCGCAATGACATTAGCCATAAACTGGGTTAAGCGAAGCGAAAACCCGGGTTGATATTGGGTTGCACTATAGGTTTGATCTAAATAGCGCAAATGCTCAGTTCAAACTCTATAGCATGATGACTCTGAATAGGGCGAGAACGGTTGGCGGTTAAAAATCGCAAGGTGAAGCGGTGTTTGCCCGCGCTGATTTCAGGGTAAACGTTGAGTGATTTGCCTACGGTTACGCGAAGCAATTGGCAAGCCGGTGAGGTGCTTAAGTTTTCATGATAAAAGCCGCTGTCGGCGATAACGCTTTTTTCATTGCCGCTGCCGCGAATGATGCTCAGTATAAAACTCACGATAGCTTCGATCGGTTTGAGCTGAGAAAGCCAGGTCTTGATTTGTTTTGTTTGCGATTCGCTATCCATCGATAGCCAATAAAAATAAGCAGGCATATCAGAGCAGCTACCATTACCTGCTGTATTTAAGTTCGAACGGATCATGGATAAGAATTCATTTTCAGCCAGCTCTTTGCCAAGTTTGCCGGAGCAGGTTGATAAGTAGCTCAAGTGCTGATCAAGTGCTTTAAGGCTTACCCCCAGTGTTTCTTCTTCCACACCGGGTGAGCCAGATAATCGTTTCAAGCTATCTGAAAAGCGTAAAAGCTCTTTTGTGAATTTGGACTTGAGGTCCGGCCGGTCGAGTACGCACACGATTTCAATCAGTAGCTGCATGGTGTACTGTGCATTGCGTTCATTGAAGTGTGCTAAGTTCTCTGAAATCGTCGAGAAAAGGTATTCAAGCCGTAGACAAACGCGCGTGAGCTCGCTGGTGGGGTGCTCGAAGGTGAGTGTGTTTTGCATCATGCGCTTGTCTCAAAATCCATAGGGGCATTCTAGCCGATTATTCTGGTGGCCTCAATCTTTGAGCTCAGCCATTATCTTATTATGGTAGTTCGTGATCTTTTCTCTAAGGGTGTCAAGATCACTGGTATTGTCGATGATGTCATCTGCGGCTTTAAGTCGACTTTGTTCGTCAATTTGAGCATTAAGCATGGCAAGCGCGTGTTGTTCATCGCAGTGATCTCGCATCATCAACCTTGAAAGCCGCGCCGCTTCAGGGCTGTGGATCACGAGAATGCGGTCCAATAGCGAGTTGGGCAGGGTTTCAACGAGCAGTGGGATGTCCAAAATGATGTAGGGCTCACTTGTGTGTTGTAAAGCTTCGGTGCTCATCGCCGCGCGGACCAAGGGGTGGAGCAGGGCTTCAAGCCAGGCTTTGTCATTAGGGTGCTTTAAAATATGCGATCGCAGCGCAGCTCGATTCAAAGAGCCGTCGGCATTGAGTACCGCTTGGCCAAATTTTCTATGAATCTCTGTGAGTGCCGGCATGCCGGGCGAAACAAGATCGCGAGCAATTTGGTCTGCATCAATGACGGTCACGCCCAGCGATTTAAAGATGTCGCTGGCGGTGGATTTGCCGCTGGCGATACCGCCTGTAAGACCTATCTTTTTCATGCTCTACCCGGATGGTTTTGTGCGCTGAAAAACTATAACTAAATCATCTTACCTAAGTCAACAATGGGCAGGTAAATGGCCATCATGACGACACTGATCAGGCCCGCCATGAAGAGCATAAGTCCAGGTTCTAGGTAGCGTTGTAAAGTCTCGAGATCATGTGTGAAGGTATCACTGTAGAGTTTAGCTAAGGTTTCCATGCTCTGAGCCAGTGACGCTGTTTGTTCGCCGATGAATAAAAGCTGTTTAACGATGGCCGGGCAGTGAGAGATTGAGTCTATGCTTTGGTGTAATGTTTGCCCAGCTTTCAATTGATCAATGACCTGCAAGAGTCGTATTGAGATGGGCAAGCAGGTGTTAGTGTTTGCGCACTGTGCTAGTGCTTCGGCTATAGGAAAGCCACTTTTTAGGTAGGTGTTGACTTGATGAAACAGTAAGCTTAAGACTTGGGTTTGGTACGGTTTGCAACAGAGCAAGAAAAGCGCTTGGACGCGGTAGCGAATACGGTAGTGTTTTTGATAGAGTGCCGCGCTACAGATAGCCATTAAAAATATGGCTAGAGCGAGTGCCCAGCCGAACTGTGATAGCCCATGACTGAACGATACTAGGCATCGAGTTAAGCCAGGCAGGGCTTTCCCGTTATCATCGTAAAGCGATTGGATTTGTGGCAGGCTCAACTGCACAAAAGCGATAATGCTTAATAAGCCCGTGAATAATGTCATGCTTGGGTAGCTTAAGGCTTTGATGAGCTTTTTCTTGCTCACGTTGAGTGAGTGCAACTGTTGGTGTATCCGCTTTAAGGTTTCACTGAGTTGGGCTGTTTGTTCACCACTGTCGATGGCTGAAAGACACCAGGCCGGTAGTTCACTTAAGTAATGTTGGCACGCGCTGTAAAATGTTTCGCCAGCATTGAGACGCGCCAGGATTTTTTTCGATAACGCTTGCGTGTGGTGATCATGGCTTTGTGTGAGTAACTGCAAAGCAGTACCCAAATCCATGTGATGCTCTAAAAATTGACTGAGTGATGCAAGAAAGGTTTGTTGGCGTTTATTAGAGTGCTTGCCAAGCCTGAGTGTGTGAGAAGATTGCTCGATCGACAGTGGTGTGATCTGACGTGAGGCAAGAATGGCTTTCGCCATAGACAGTGTTTTAGCTTTAAGTGTGCCAGCACCATCACGGCTTTGATATTTGAATGTTGGCATAAAAATTTCCAGCTATAAAACCCGGCATAGCTCGGCTTCTGTGGTGCGACTTTGTTCGATCAGCTGTTTCGCAGCGCTCTCCAGGGTGCCTATCGTATGACAGTCTGAGTCTTTAATTGTCTTTTTTCTGACAAGGGCTTCGCGCAGTGCATTATTCACTTCGATGAGTTCAAAGATACCGGTACGTCCTTGAAAGCCCTGGTGGCATTTGTCGCAGCCTTTGCCTTGGCAAATGGTACAGAGTAGGCGAACGAGTCGCTGCGAAACAATGAGCTTAAGGTTATGGGCGATATCGTAAGGTTCAACCCCTAGGTGTTTGAGTCGATTAAACGCATCAATCGCCCGGTGGCAGTGTAAGCTTGAAAGTACCAGGTGACCAGTCTGTGAGGCTTTCAATGTGATGTTGGCCGTTTCGGCATCGCGTATTTCGCCAAGCATAATAATATCAGGGTCTTGTCGTAGTGTGCTGCGAAGAATTTTTGAAAAATCGAGGTCAATTTGACTCTGTGTGGGCACTTGATTAACCCCTTCAATTTTAATCTCCACAGGGTCTTCTATGCTCACAATATTATTTTCAATGGTATTTAGCGTTTGCAGAGCACTGTACAATGTTACAGTTTTCCCACTACCGGTCGGCCCGCAAATTAAAATTAAACCTTCACTGCTATGAATATGCTTGATGAAGCAGGCTGCCTGCTTTTCGTCCATGCCAAGTGTTGCGATATCGAGTGTCAAGCGTGATGATTGAAGTAAGCGCAGCACGAGTTTTTCTTGCTGTATGGTAGGGCAGCTGCTCACGCGTATGTCGACCATTTTTTCGCTGAGCTTGATTTGTAGTCTGCCATCTTGGGGTTTTCGTGTTTCGGTGATATCCAGCTTGGCTTCCGTTTTAATGAAATTCACTAAGCGCTTACCCAGCGCCTTTTCTAAATTGTCGTAATGATGTAGTAGCCCGTCTCGTCGTAAGCGAATTCGGTACGTGTTTTGGAAGGGCTCTATATGAATATCTGAAATATGTTGTGCTTGTGCAAATTCCACTAATTTGCTAAAGCCTGTATGAAGCTTGGCATCTAGTGCATCAAAGCGTGCGTTTTCGGTCATGGTTTGCAAAGCCCTGCGTTTAGACAGGTGCCGCCCACGCTAAAATCCGCCCCATTAGCATCCGGTGTGAGCGTGTAGGTGTAGCTGCCGGCAGCTTTGCTTGCCGTGGCGGTGATTACACCCTGGCTAACGATAATGCTTTTGATATTTTGATTGGAGCTCGGTGAATCCGGCACGCCATTTTCACCGTTATTAATGGCAGACATTTCAGTACCTTCTTGTAGCGCTAAAGCGACAGCAGCGCGATAAGGCTCACACGCCACCAGCACACCGGTGAAGCGCGCACGGTGTGTGTAGTATTGATACGTGGGCAGCGCAATCGCTGCTAAAATACTCACGATTGCCATAACAATCATGAGCTCCATGAGCGTAAAGCCACGAGCATTCATTAAAATCTCCAGGGAAAGGTTGGGATCTGAACGCTAACGCAAGGTGTTTTGCATTTCAAGTGTATAAGCCAAGAGAATGTTCAGCGAGAAACAGGCGCTAAATTTTTGTATAGAAAAAAACGTTGGCGTAGCCCCAGGTCATCAACAATAATTCGTGGTGACTCAGTGTAAAGCGAGGATCGTCGAGTGGGCGGCTGATCAGTGCAATCTGTGTGCCTGGCTTTAGCTGCAAAAGTTTTTGAAACATGGTTTGCCAAAAGTCTTCAATAAACGCGGTGGCATTGATAAAGATGACATCGTAAGTTGACCAGTCGACGGTCAGAAAATCAGCATTGATTAGGTTCACCTGGGTTTCGTTGATCATTGCTTTGAGGTGTTTGTCTTTTTGGGCTTTGCTGAGTATCTCAAGGCTTGTTTTATGCATGCTAGGGATGAGCTCAATCCCGGTCACTGAATGAGCCGGGCTCATGGTCGCAGTGATCAGTGTGTTCTTGCCAATACTTGAGCCCAGTTCTAAAAATCGACTGCTGTTATCAATGGGTAACTGTTCTAGGACGCGTAAATACGCGTGAAAACAAATTTCACCGTAGGTCAGCTCGGGTTTCGCATGGCCCTTAGGTTGATAGGCTTTAGCGAGTGCAAAACCATTGGTGTTTTGATAGTGCTGGAGGAAAAAACGTTTTAGTCGCCGTGTCTTTAGATAAGTTTTAAGCATGGTTTATGTTAAACAAAGCTGTGAACTTGGGCAAGCTTGAAGTCGCTTGAAGTTTATGTCCAGATGGCCACGATGGCCATCAGCACGAAGCCCAAGATAACAAACGAGTAGTGCTTTAAGTTGCAACACTTCTCAACCATGACAGCTCGAGACAAGCCGTGCAGGGTGCCGAGATAAATAAAAGTACCGGCGGCAATCGAGCTGAAAATCGGCATGGCCAGCGGCAGTTGTGTGGTGTAGTGGGAGACTAAATCGCCGAAGAAAATACCCAGCGGCGTCATGAGCGCAAAAATCATGAAACCTCGAACACGCTGAGATTGTGTGAGGCAGCTTTTGTTGAGTTGTATGGCAAGCGCAAAGCCTGCTGCCCACTTGTGGGCAATGATGGCGATAAATATCACAGTCATCACAGGGGCTGAGTGGGCCAAGCCGAGTGCTGCACCGGCAAAAAAGGAATGCAGCGAGAGCATGATCAGGGCCAGTATGGCGAAGCTTGGGCTTTCAGCCCCTTGGTGTTCGTAGACTTCGCGACCCAAGTGCTCAAGCCACAATAAACCTAGAAATACAGCACCCGCAATCACGTAAGGAAAGGGGTAGTCCAGGCCTGCACTGAAAAAATCTTGGCTGGCGTCGCCTAGCATGTGGAT belongs to Gammaproteobacteria bacterium CG11_big_fil_rev_8_21_14_0_20_46_22 and includes:
- a CDS encoding protein transporter HofB, translating into MTENARFDALDAKLHTGFSKLVEFAQAQHISDIHIEPFQNTYRIRLRRDGLLHHYDNLEKALGKRLVNFIKTEAKLDITETRKPQDGRLQIKLSEKMVDIRVSSCPTIQQEKLVLRLLQSSRLTLDIATLGMDEKQAACFIKHIHSSEGLILICGPTGSGKTVTLYSALQTLNTIENNIVSIEDPVEIKIEGVNQVPTQSQIDLDFSKILRSTLRQDPDIIMLGEIRDAETANITLKASQTGHLVLSSLHCHRAIDAFNRLKHLGVEPYDIAHNLKLIVSQRLVRLLCTICQGKGCDKCHQGFQGRTGIFELIEVNNALREALVRKKTIKDSDCHTIGTLESAAKQLIEQSRTTEAELCRVL
- a CDS encoding pilus assembly protein TapA, translated to MNARGFTLMELMIVMAIVSILAAIALPTYQYYTHRARFTGVLVACEPYRAAVALALQEGTEMSAINNGENGVPDSPSSNQNIKSIIVSQGVITATASKAAGSYTYTLTPDANGADFSVGGTCLNAGLCKP
- a CDS encoding dephospho-CoA kinase; protein product: MKKIGLTGGIASGKSTASDIFKSLGVTVIDADQIARDLVSPGMPALTEIHRKFGQAVLNADGSLNRAALRSHILKHPNDKAWLEALLHPLVRAAMSTEALQHTSEPYIILDIPLLVETLPNSLLDRILVIHSPEAARLSRLMMRDHCDEQHALAMLNAQIDEQSRLKAADDIIDNTSDLDTLREKITNYHNKIMAELKD
- a CDS encoding sn-glycerol-3-phosphate ABC transporter ATP-binding protein UgpC, coding for MATLTLKQLKKSYDQVEVLHYIDLTIDEGEFIVVVGPSGCGKSTFLRLLAGLETVTEGELWLGDKNITHTPAKSRNMAMVFQNYALYPHMSVFDNMAYGLKIRGFAKNDIKARVEEAAEMLDLSHLLKRKPRQLSGGQRQRVAMGRALVRHPSVFLFDEPLSNLDAKLRVDTRVKIHKLQRRLGITSVYVTHDQTEAMTLADRLIVLNKGYVEQIGTPLELYHHPRTKFVASFIGSPAMNFIELSVDEQRQKLGKAVSQEPVCVGIRPEHFQFLLEGQAGFCLKARVDMIEALGHEYIVFSKVLGSDEEFSVRLKEKPVVTEGDEVFLYAPADKMHFFDVTSGVAINL
- a CDS encoding zinc transporter; the encoded protein is MTHLSTLKLITSAVIFIIAIAAAWIPFRQRTKTSHMDFPIGEALASGVFLGAGLIHMLGDASQDFFSAGLDYPFPYVIAGAVFLGLLWLEHLGREVYEHQGAESPSFAILALIMLSLHSFFAGAALGLAHSAPVMTVIFIAIIAHKWAAGFALAIQLNKSCLTQSQRVRGFMIFALMTPLGIFFGDLVSHYTTQLPLAMPIFSSIAAGTFIYLGTLHGLSRAVMVEKCCNLKHYSFVILGFVLMAIVAIWT
- a CDS encoding cell division protein ZapD, with translation MMQNTLTFEHPTSELTRVCLRLEYLFSTISENLAHFNERNAQYTMQLLIEIVCVLDRPDLKSKFTKELLRFSDSLKRLSGSPGVEEETLGVSLKALDQHLSYLSTCSGKLGKELAENEFLSMIRSNLNTAGNGSCSDMPAYFYWLSMDSESQTKQIKTWLSQLKPIEAIVSFILSIIRGSGNEKSVIADSGFYHENLSTSPACQLLRVTVGKSLNVYPEISAGKHRFTLRFLTANRSRPIQSHHAIEFELSICAI